One window from the genome of Pseudomonas frederiksbergensis encodes:
- a CDS encoding phosphoheptose isomerase has product MDMQSRIRQLFQASIDTKQQAMDVLAPHIEQASQVMVNALLNEGKMLSCGNGGSAGDAQHFSSELLNRFERERPSLPAIALTTDSSTITSIANDYSYNEVFSKQIRALGQPGDVLLAISTSGNSANIIQAIQAAHDREMIVVALTGRDGGGMASLLLPEDVEIRVPANVTARIQEVHLLAIHCLCDLIDSQLFGSEE; this is encoded by the coding sequence ATGGACATGCAATCGCGAATCCGCCAGCTTTTTCAGGCCAGCATCGACACCAAGCAACAGGCGATGGACGTACTTGCACCGCACATCGAGCAAGCCAGCCAAGTGATGGTCAATGCCTTGCTCAACGAGGGCAAGATGCTCTCCTGCGGCAATGGCGGTTCGGCCGGCGACGCCCAGCACTTTTCCTCGGAGCTGCTCAACCGCTTCGAACGCGAGCGCCCGAGCCTGCCGGCCATCGCACTGACGACCGACAGCTCGACGATCACCTCGATCGCCAACGACTACAGCTACAACGAAGTATTCTCCAAGCAGATCCGCGCTCTCGGCCAGCCTGGCGATGTGCTTCTGGCGATTTCCACCAGCGGCAACTCGGCCAACATTATTCAAGCGATCCAGGCCGCACATGATCGCGAAATGATTGTCGTAGCATTGACCGGTCGCGACGGCGGCGGCATGGCATCCTTGCTCTTGCCCGAGGACGTCGAGATCCGCGTACCGGCCAATGTCACCGCACGTATTCAGGAAGTCCACCTGCTGGCGATCCACTGCCTTTGCGACTTGATCGACAGCCAACTGTTCGGGAGTGAAGAATGA
- a CDS encoding YraN family protein codes for MPDRSHLQSGKNAEGQALAHLQRKGLRLLAQNWLCKRGELDLVMLDGDTVVFVEVRYRKNTQWGGALDSIDERKRRKLIFAAQYFLQRESRWADYPCRFDVVAIDSNADQLNWLQNAFDS; via the coding sequence ATGCCCGACCGATCACACTTGCAAAGCGGAAAGAATGCCGAGGGCCAAGCCCTCGCGCATCTGCAGCGAAAGGGCTTGCGCTTGCTGGCGCAGAACTGGTTGTGTAAGCGCGGCGAGCTGGATCTGGTCATGCTTGACGGCGATACAGTAGTATTCGTCGAAGTCCGCTACAGAAAAAATACCCAATGGGGCGGCGCGCTCGACAGCATCGACGAGCGCAAGCGCCGGAAGTTGATTTTCGCCGCGCAGTACTTTCTGCAACGCGAGTCTCGCTGGGCCGATTACCCCTGCCGCTTCGACGTGGTCGCCATCGACAGCAATGCCGACCAGTTGAACTGGCTGCAGAACGCCTTCGACAGTTGA
- a CDS encoding penicillin-binding protein activator: MIACLRLLSALCLAALLAACASSPSSSLGELPRTPDASIEQLLEQATQSKTPEKAALLRLSAADLAYRQGNAGQSAQILQQVPMEQLKPGQQIFASTLSAELAMTRNQPKAALTSLGHPSLQHLSEMPVEQQVRTGTVRARALEADGQTLAAAKERIFIAPLLEGEAAAKNHEAIWSLIASLPTDQLQPTTTDDLGGWLSLAKSVKTAGTLEQQQAAIDSWREQNPKHPAALQLPTPLIKLKELASQPLNKIALLLPQNGPLASVAKALREGFMAAHYQAQQAGQKPPSIQIYDSASLTSMDEFYRKAQADGVQLVVGPLEKPLVKQIATRPQLPITTLALNYSEGEQGPPQLFQFGLAPEDEAREVSRRARADGLHRAAAMVPKGEWGDRVLKAFSQDWQANGGTIVAIERVDQPVQLAQQIADMFQLRQSEGRAKSLQNTVGTAVAAQPSRRQDIEFIFLASTPQQAQQIKPTLNFQYAGDVPVYATSSVFSVSGDQNQYNDMNGVRFCETPWLLDANDPLRQQVTAQWPQAGGSLGRLYAMGADAYRLAPRLGQLKALPDSRIEGLSGSLAISSTQRVQRQLPWAQFINGQVQRLPDTQR; encoded by the coding sequence ATGATCGCTTGCCTGCGGCTGCTCTCCGCCCTCTGCCTCGCTGCCCTACTGGCGGCTTGCGCCAGCTCGCCTTCGTCCAGCCTTGGCGAACTCCCACGGACCCCGGATGCCAGTATCGAGCAACTGCTCGAACAGGCCACCCAAAGCAAAACACCGGAAAAAGCCGCCCTGTTGCGCCTGAGCGCCGCAGACCTGGCGTACCGCCAGGGCAATGCCGGCCAGTCCGCACAGATCCTGCAGCAGGTGCCGATGGAGCAACTCAAGCCCGGCCAGCAGATTTTCGCCAGCACGTTGTCGGCCGAACTGGCAATGACCCGCAACCAGCCCAAGGCAGCGCTGACGTCCCTGGGCCATCCGAGCCTGCAACACCTGAGCGAAATGCCAGTAGAACAGCAGGTCCGCACCGGCACCGTTCGTGCTCGCGCCCTTGAGGCAGATGGCCAGACATTGGCCGCCGCCAAGGAACGGATCTTCATTGCCCCGTTGCTGGAAGGCGAAGCCGCGGCGAAAAACCACGAAGCGATCTGGTCACTGATCGCCTCGCTGCCTACCGACCAACTGCAACCGACCACCACCGATGACCTCGGCGGCTGGCTGAGCCTGGCCAAGTCCGTGAAAACAGCCGGCACCTTGGAGCAACAACAGGCCGCCATCGATAGCTGGCGCGAACAGAACCCGAAACACCCGGCCGCGCTACAACTGCCGACTCCCCTGATCAAGCTCAAGGAACTGGCAAGCCAGCCGCTCAACAAGATCGCCTTGCTGCTGCCGCAGAACGGCCCGCTGGCTTCCGTTGCCAAAGCCCTGCGCGAAGGCTTCATGGCCGCGCACTACCAGGCGCAACAGGCCGGGCAGAAGCCGCCAAGCATCCAGATCTACGACAGCGCCAGCCTGACCTCCATGGATGAGTTCTACCGCAAGGCCCAGGCCGACGGCGTACAGCTGGTGGTCGGCCCGCTGGAAAAACCACTGGTCAAGCAGATCGCCACTCGCCCACAGTTGCCGATCACCACCCTGGCGCTGAACTACAGCGAAGGCGAACAAGGCCCACCCCAACTGTTCCAGTTCGGCCTGGCCCCGGAAGATGAGGCCCGCGAAGTATCCCGTCGCGCCCGCGCCGACGGCCTGCATCGTGCCGCCGCGATGGTGCCGAAAGGCGAATGGGGCGATCGTGTATTGAAAGCCTTCAGCCAGGACTGGCAGGCCAACGGCGGGACCATCGTTGCGATCGAGCGCGTCGACCAACCAGTGCAGCTGGCCCAGCAGATCGCCGACATGTTCCAGCTGCGCCAGAGCGAAGGTCGCGCCAAGAGCCTGCAAAACACCGTAGGCACCGCAGTGGCGGCCCAGCCTTCGCGTCGCCAGGACATCGAGTTCATTTTCCTGGCATCGACGCCACAGCAAGCCCAGCAGATCAAGCCGACCCTGAACTTCCAGTACGCTGGCGACGTGCCGGTCTACGCCACCTCTTCAGTGTTCAGTGTCAGCGGCGACCAGAACCAATACAACGACATGAACGGTGTGCGGTTCTGCGAAACACCATGGCTGCTCGACGCCAACGATCCGCTGCGCCAGCAAGTCACTGCACAATGGCCCCAGGCCGGTGGAAGCCTGGGCCGACTGTATGCGATGGGTGCCGACGCCTATCGACTCGCCCCGCGCCTTGGCCAGCTCAAGGCGTTGCCGGACAGCCGCATCGAAGGCCTGTCGGGTAGCCTGGCGATTTCGTCGACCCAACGCGTGCAACGTCAATTGCCGTGGGCCCAATTCATCAATGGCCAGGTGCAGCGCCTGCCGGATACCCAGCGCTGA
- the rsmI gene encoding 16S rRNA (cytidine(1402)-2'-O)-methyltransferase yields MTAPGALNSAAGSLYVVATPIGNLDDISARALKILREVALIAAEDTRHSQRLLQHFGISTPLAACHEHNERDEGSRFITRLLAGDNVALISDAGTPLISDPGYHLVRQARAAGINVVPVPGACALIAALSAAGLPSDRFIFEGFLPAKAVGRRARLEAIKEEPRTLIFYEAPHRILECLQDMEQVFGPERQALLARELTKTFETLKGLPLAELRAFVENDSNQQRGECVVLVAGWTPPENEDAVSSEAMRVLDLLLEEMPLKRAAALAAQITGERKNVLYQVALEKQKGQ; encoded by the coding sequence TTGACTGCTCCAGGTGCTTTGAATTCCGCTGCCGGCTCGCTTTATGTGGTGGCGACGCCCATCGGCAACCTGGACGATATCAGCGCCCGGGCACTGAAGATCCTGAGGGAGGTGGCTCTTATCGCCGCCGAAGACACGCGCCATTCCCAACGCCTGCTGCAGCATTTCGGGATTTCGACGCCGTTGGCGGCGTGCCATGAGCACAATGAGCGGGACGAAGGCAGTCGGTTCATCACCCGGCTGTTGGCAGGTGATAACGTGGCGCTGATTTCCGATGCCGGCACGCCGCTGATTTCCGATCCGGGTTATCACCTGGTGCGCCAGGCCCGCGCTGCCGGCATCAATGTGGTGCCGGTGCCGGGGGCTTGCGCGTTGATTGCGGCGCTGTCGGCGGCCGGCTTGCCGTCCGACCGTTTCATTTTCGAAGGTTTCCTGCCGGCCAAGGCGGTGGGGCGGCGAGCGCGTCTGGAAGCTATAAAGGAAGAGCCTCGTACACTGATTTTCTATGAGGCGCCGCACCGCATTCTGGAATGCCTGCAAGACATGGAGCAGGTGTTCGGTCCCGAGCGCCAGGCGTTGTTGGCCCGTGAGTTGACCAAGACTTTTGAAACCCTCAAGGGCCTGCCATTGGCAGAGCTGCGGGCCTTCGTCGAGAACGACAGCAATCAGCAGCGTGGCGAGTGTGTCGTGCTGGTGGCGGGTTGGACGCCGCCTGAAAACGAAGATGCGGTCAGCAGCGAGGCGATGCGCGTGCTCGATCTGTTACTGGAAGAGATGCCCCTCAAGCGCGCCGCAGCCCTTGCCGCGCAGATCACAGGCGAGCGCAAGAATGTGCTGTATCAGGTCGCGTTGGAAAAACAGAAAGGCCAATGA
- the mraZ gene encoding division/cell wall cluster transcriptional repressor MraZ, producing MFRGANAISLDAKGRLAMPSRYRDELVSRSSGQLIVTIDAVDPCLCVYPLDEWEIIETKLRALPSLREENRRLQRLLIGNAVDLELDGSGRFLVPPRLREYAKLDKRAMLVGQLNKFQLWDEDAWNAVSAADLAAIQQPGAMPDELRDLIL from the coding sequence GTGTTTCGCGGAGCTAACGCTATCAGTCTCGATGCAAAAGGCCGGCTCGCCATGCCCAGCCGGTATCGTGACGAGCTCGTTTCGCGAAGTTCCGGGCAGTTAATCGTCACGATCGACGCTGTTGACCCATGTTTGTGCGTTTATCCGCTGGATGAGTGGGAAATCATCGAAACCAAGCTGCGCGCCTTGCCTTCGCTGCGTGAAGAAAACCGCCGTCTGCAACGCTTGCTGATTGGTAATGCCGTCGACCTCGAGCTCGACGGCAGCGGTCGTTTCCTGGTGCCGCCGCGCCTGCGCGAGTACGCCAAGCTGGACAAGCGCGCGATGCTGGTCGGTCAACTGAACAAGTTCCAACTGTGGGACGAAGATGCCTGGAATGCGGTTTCTGCCGCTGACCTCGCTGCTATTCAACAACCGGGCGCCATGCCTGATGAACTGCGTGATTTGATCCTGTGA
- the rsmH gene encoding 16S rRNA (cytosine(1402)-N(4))-methyltransferase RsmH: MTIDSGFNHITVLLDEAVEALAVRPDGCYLDGTFGRGGHSRLILSQLGPDGRLLGFDKDPQAIATGQALAAEDGRFVVVQRSFAELGAEVAERGLAGKVSGVLLDLGVSSPQLDDPERGFSFLNDGPLDMRMDPSRGISAAEFVNTAPVEEIARVFKEYGEERFSGRMARAVVERREIKPFERTGDLAEVLKVANPAWEKGKNPATRAFQGLRIHVNNELGDLEVGLEAALEALEIGGRLVVISFHSLEDRIVKLFMRKLTKGEADNLPRNLPVRFEAFVPKIKIHGKAQFASEAELKANPRARSAVMRVAEKLR, from the coding sequence GTGACTATTGATAGCGGCTTTAACCACATCACCGTACTGCTTGACGAGGCCGTCGAGGCTCTCGCCGTACGTCCTGATGGCTGCTATCTGGATGGTACGTTCGGGCGTGGCGGACACAGCCGGCTGATTCTCAGCCAGCTCGGTCCGGACGGTCGATTGCTGGGGTTTGACAAGGATCCTCAAGCGATTGCCACCGGGCAAGCGCTGGCGGCCGAAGACGGCCGCTTTGTCGTTGTGCAGCGCAGCTTTGCCGAGCTGGGCGCCGAAGTCGCCGAGCGTGGCCTGGCCGGCAAAGTCAGTGGCGTGCTGCTCGACCTGGGCGTGTCGTCGCCGCAACTGGATGACCCGGAGCGCGGCTTCAGTTTCCTCAATGACGGTCCGTTGGACATGCGCATGGACCCGTCCCGCGGCATCAGTGCCGCCGAATTCGTCAACACCGCGCCAGTGGAAGAAATCGCCCGTGTCTTTAAAGAATACGGTGAAGAGCGTTTCTCCGGCCGCATGGCCCGTGCCGTGGTCGAACGCCGCGAAATCAAGCCTTTCGAACGCACCGGTGACCTGGCCGAAGTGCTGAAGGTTGCCAACCCCGCATGGGAGAAGGGCAAGAACCCGGCGACCCGTGCTTTCCAGGGTTTGCGCATCCACGTCAATAACGAACTGGGCGACCTGGAAGTGGGTCTCGAAGCCGCCCTTGAGGCGCTGGAGATCGGTGGCCGGCTGGTGGTGATCAGCTTCCATTCCCTGGAAGACCGCATCGTCAAGCTGTTCATGCGCAAGCTCACCAAAGGCGAAGCCGATAACCTGCCGCGCAACCTGCCGGTGCGTTTCGAGGCTTTCGTACCGAAAATCAAGATCCACGGCAAAGCGCAGTTCGCCTCCGAAGCCGAACTCAAGGCCAACCCACGCGCCCGTAGCGCCGTCATGCGTGTCGCGGAGAAGTTGCGGTGA
- the ftsL gene encoding cell division protein FtsL — translation MSKLFAKPLPGGSFFMLLLFVGVLVSAIAVSYSAHWNRQLLNTLYSELSVRDKAQAEWGRLILEQSTWTAHSRIEVLATEQLKMRIPGAAEVQMVAP, via the coding sequence GTGAGCAAGCTCTTCGCCAAGCCCCTGCCGGGCGGCAGCTTTTTCATGCTGCTGTTGTTCGTGGGCGTGCTCGTGTCGGCCATCGCCGTGTCCTATAGCGCGCACTGGAACCGGCAGTTGCTCAACACTCTTTATAGCGAGCTGAGCGTGCGCGACAAGGCGCAGGCCGAGTGGGGCCGGTTGATCCTGGAGCAGAGTACCTGGACGGCCCATAGTCGCATCGAAGTATTGGCCACCGAACAACTGAAAATGCGCATCCCCGGCGCCGCCGAAGTGCAGATGGTGGCGCCATGA
- a CDS encoding peptidoglycan D,D-transpeptidase FtsI family protein, with protein sequence MKLEGALFPWRFRLVLSLLGLMVAAISWRIIDLQVVDRDFLKEQGDARSVRHIPIPAHRGLITDRNGEPLAVSTPVTTLWANAKEMQQAKEKWPALAAALGQDPKALAERLEAQANKEFIYLVRGLTPEQGQSVLDLKVPGVYGIEEFRRFYPAGEVTAHMVGFTDIDDRGREGVELAYDEWLAGVAGKRQVIKDRRGRLIKDVQVTKNAKAGKPLALSIDLRLQYLANRELRNAIVENGAKAGSLVIMDVKTGEILAMVNQPTYNPNNRRNLQPAMMRNRAMIDVFEPGSTMKAVSMAAALETGRWKPGDTVEVYPGTLQIGKYTIRDVSKTEGPVLDLTGILINSSNVGMSKIAFDIGGEAIYRLAQKIGLGQDTGLGFPGERVGNLPNYREWRKAETATLSYGYGVSVTAIQLVHAFSALANNGRIAPLTLIKTDKAPQTTQVIPEDVAKTMQGMLQQVIEAPRGVYRAQVPAYHVAGKSGTARKTSVGTKGYAENSYRSLFAGFGPMSDPRYAIVVVIDEPSKAGYFGGLVSAPVFSKVMSGTLRLMNVTPDNLPPTQQANTAPVIPLKAEGGRG encoded by the coding sequence ATGAAACTCGAAGGTGCGCTGTTCCCGTGGCGGTTTCGTCTGGTCCTGAGCCTGCTCGGGCTCATGGTTGCGGCGATTTCGTGGCGCATCATCGACCTGCAGGTCGTCGATCGTGACTTTCTCAAGGAGCAGGGCGATGCGCGCAGCGTGCGTCATATTCCGATCCCCGCCCACCGTGGCCTGATCACCGACCGCAATGGCGAACCATTGGCCGTGAGTACGCCGGTGACGACGTTGTGGGCGAACGCCAAGGAAATGCAGCAGGCCAAGGAAAAGTGGCCGGCATTGGCCGCTGCCCTTGGCCAGGACCCCAAGGCCCTGGCCGAGCGTCTTGAAGCCCAGGCGAACAAAGAATTCATCTACCTGGTGCGCGGGTTGACGCCCGAGCAAGGCCAGAGTGTGCTCGATCTGAAAGTGCCCGGTGTCTACGGCATCGAAGAGTTCCGGCGTTTCTACCCGGCCGGAGAAGTCACGGCCCACATGGTCGGCTTTACCGATATCGATGATCGAGGGCGCGAAGGGGTCGAACTGGCCTATGACGAATGGCTCGCCGGGGTCGCCGGCAAGCGCCAGGTCATCAAGGACCGGCGCGGCCGGCTGATCAAGGATGTCCAAGTCACCAAAAACGCCAAGGCCGGAAAGCCCTTGGCGTTGTCCATTGACCTGCGCCTGCAATACCTGGCCAACCGCGAGCTGCGCAATGCCATCGTCGAGAACGGTGCCAAGGCCGGCAGCCTGGTGATCATGGACGTGAAGACCGGCGAAATCCTCGCCATGGTCAACCAGCCGACCTACAACCCGAACAACCGCCGCAACCTGCAACCGGCGATGATGCGCAACCGCGCGATGATCGACGTGTTCGAGCCGGGTTCGACCATGAAGGCCGTGTCCATGGCCGCTGCCCTGGAAACCGGGCGCTGGAAGCCGGGCGACACCGTCGAGGTGTATCCGGGGACCCTGCAGATCGGCAAGTACACCATTCGTGACGTGTCCAAGACCGAAGGCCCGGTGCTCGACCTGACTGGCATCCTGATCAACTCCAGTAACGTCGGCATGAGCAAGATCGCCTTCGATATCGGTGGCGAGGCGATTTATCGTCTGGCACAGAAAATCGGCCTCGGCCAGGATACCGGCCTGGGCTTCCCGGGCGAGCGCGTCGGCAACCTGCCCAACTACCGCGAATGGCGCAAGGCTGAAACCGCCACGCTGTCCTATGGCTACGGTGTTTCCGTGACGGCGATCCAGCTCGTCCACGCCTTCTCGGCGCTGGCCAACAACGGTCGGATCGCACCGCTGACGTTGATCAAGACCGACAAGGCGCCGCAAACCACCCAAGTGATTCCGGAAGACGTCGCCAAGACCATGCAAGGCATGTTGCAACAGGTGATCGAGGCGCCGCGCGGTGTCTATCGTGCCCAAGTGCCGGCTTACCACGTTGCCGGCAAGTCCGGTACGGCGCGCAAGACATCCGTGGGCACCAAGGGTTATGCCGAGAACTCCTATCGCTCGCTGTTCGCCGGCTTCGGTCCGATGAGCGACCCGCGCTACGCCATCGTGGTGGTCATCGACGAGCCGAGCAAGGCCGGTTATTTCGGCGGCCTGGTTTCCGCTCCGGTGTTCAGCAAAGTGATGTCCGGCACCCTGCGCCTGATGAACGTTACCCCGGATAACCTGCCACCGACCCAGCAGGCCAACACCGCACCGGTCATTCCCTTGAAAGCCGAAGGAGGGCGTGGCTGA
- a CDS encoding UDP-N-acetylmuramoyl-L-alanyl-D-glutamate--2,6-diaminopimelate ligase, with translation MSLSLNKIFAHAGHDLLIRELALDSRDVRAGDLFLAVPGARVDGRDHIADALKRGAAAVAYEVNGATVLPITDVPLIPVKGLAAQLSDIAGRFYGEPSRHLNLIGVTGTNGKTSVTQLVAQALDLLGQHCGIVGTLGNGFHGALQSGLHTTPNPIAVQATLADLKKAGAKAVAMEVSSHGLDQGRVTALAFDVAVLTNLSRDHLDYHGTMQAYGEAKAKLFAWNNLKCRVINIDDEFGRQLAAESRESRLITYSLEDASAYLYVRQAQFDDEGVRATLVTPQGEHHLRSTLLGRFNLSNVLAAIGALLGLDYALDEILKVLPKLEGPAGRMQRLGGGTQPLVVVDYAHTPDALEKVLTALRPHAKGRLLCLFGCGGDRDRGKRPLMAEVVERLADGVLVTDDNPRSEDPLRIFDDIRAGFTEVDNVTFVAGRGQAIGQLIASASADDVIVLAGKGHEDYQEINGERHPFSDLVEADHALTAWEVAHA, from the coding sequence ATGTCCCTGAGCCTGAACAAGATTTTTGCCCATGCCGGCCATGACCTGCTGATTCGCGAATTGGCGCTGGACAGTCGCGACGTGCGTGCCGGGGACCTGTTCCTGGCGGTGCCGGGCGCTCGCGTCGATGGCCGTGACCACATCGCCGACGCCTTGAAGCGCGGAGCGGCCGCGGTAGCCTATGAAGTCAACGGCGCAACCGTGCTGCCCATTACCGACGTCCCGCTGATACCAGTCAAGGGCTTGGCGGCGCAGTTGTCGGACATCGCCGGGCGCTTTTATGGCGAGCCGAGCCGGCACCTGAACCTGATCGGCGTGACCGGTACCAACGGCAAGACCAGCGTGACCCAACTGGTGGCCCAGGCGCTGGACCTGCTCGGGCAGCATTGCGGCATCGTCGGGACGCTGGGCAACGGTTTTCACGGCGCGCTGCAGAGCGGATTGCACACCACGCCAAACCCGATTGCCGTGCAGGCGACCCTGGCCGACCTGAAGAAGGCCGGTGCCAAGGCCGTTGCGATGGAAGTCTCTTCCCATGGCCTCGATCAAGGTCGCGTCACCGCCCTGGCCTTCGACGTTGCCGTGCTGACCAACCTGTCCCGCGATCATCTGGATTACCACGGCACGATGCAGGCTTATGGCGAGGCCAAGGCCAAACTGTTTGCCTGGAACAACCTGAAATGCCGGGTCATCAATATCGATGACGAGTTTGGCCGGCAACTGGCCGCCGAGTCCCGCGAATCGCGCTTGATCACCTACAGCCTCGAAGACGCCAGCGCCTACCTTTATGTACGCCAGGCACAGTTCGACGACGAGGGCGTGCGCGCCACGTTGGTCACCCCCCAGGGTGAACACCATTTGCGCAGCACTTTGCTGGGCCGCTTCAACCTGAGCAACGTATTGGCCGCTATCGGCGCCTTGCTCGGGCTGGATTATGCACTCGATGAAATCCTCAAGGTGCTGCCGAAGCTCGAAGGCCCGGCCGGACGCATGCAGCGCCTGGGCGGCGGGACTCAACCGTTGGTGGTCGTCGATTACGCCCACACCCCGGACGCGTTGGAAAAAGTCCTCACGGCCCTGCGTCCTCACGCCAAGGGCCGGCTGCTGTGCCTGTTCGGCTGCGGCGGCGATCGCGATCGTGGCAAGCGCCCGTTGATGGCCGAAGTCGTGGAGCGGCTGGCGGACGGCGTGCTCGTTACTGACGACAACCCGCGCAGCGAAGACCCATTGCGGATTTTCGACGACATTCGCGCCGGCTTTACCGAGGTGGATAACGTCACCTTCGTCGCCGGTCGCGGCCAGGCCATCGGCCAGTTGATCGCCAGTGCTTCGGCGGACGATGTCATCGTCCTGGCTGGCAAGGGTCACGAGGATTACCAGGAAATCAACGGCGAGCGCCACCCGTTCTCCGATCTGGTGGAAGCCGATCACGCATTGACCGCATGGGAGGTGGCCCATGCTTAA
- a CDS encoding UDP-N-acetylmuramoyl-tripeptide--D-alanyl-D-alanine ligase yields MLKAWKLGELTNALNARLVAADASFNGVSIDSRAIAPGQLFVALAGPRFDGHDYLNEVAAKGAVAALVEREVTNNTLPQLLVSDTRQALGKLGALNRAAFAHPVAAITGSSGKTTVKEMLASILRTRGPVLATRGNLNNDLGVPLTLLELAPEHSAAVIELGASRLGEIAYTVAMTKPHVAVLNNAGTAHVGEFGGPEKIVEAKGEIIEGLDANGVAVLNLDDKAFEIWKARAGERKVLTFALSNLAANFYASDLDRDARGCPAFNLHSPDGAERVQLNLLGTHNVANALAAAAAAHALGVSLPGIVAGLNAVQPVKGRSVAQLASNGMRVIDDTYNANPTSMCAAVDILAGFSGRTVLVLGDIGELGEWAQQGHHDVGAYARGKVDALYAVGPMMAHAVAAFGEHAQHFTTQAELIQALGAEQDPNTTLLIKGSRSAAMENIVAALCGTRMEKH; encoded by the coding sequence ATGCTTAAGGCTTGGAAACTCGGCGAACTGACCAATGCCCTGAATGCGCGCCTGGTTGCCGCAGACGCCAGTTTCAACGGCGTCAGCATCGACAGCCGGGCGATCGCGCCGGGCCAATTGTTCGTTGCCCTGGCCGGGCCGCGTTTCGATGGACATGATTACCTGAATGAAGTGGCCGCCAAAGGCGCGGTCGCGGCGTTGGTCGAGCGTGAAGTGACCAATAACACGCTGCCGCAATTGCTGGTCAGCGACACTCGCCAGGCGCTGGGCAAGCTCGGTGCGCTGAACCGTGCGGCGTTTGCCCACCCCGTTGCGGCCATCACCGGCTCCAGCGGCAAGACCACGGTCAAGGAAATGCTTGCCAGCATCCTGCGCACCCGCGGTCCGGTGTTGGCGACCCGTGGCAACCTGAACAATGACCTTGGCGTGCCGCTGACCTTGCTCGAACTTGCACCGGAGCACAGTGCCGCCGTCATCGAGCTGGGTGCCTCGCGGCTCGGCGAGATCGCCTACACCGTGGCGATGACCAAGCCCCACGTGGCGGTGCTCAACAACGCCGGGACCGCCCATGTCGGCGAGTTCGGCGGCCCGGAAAAAATCGTCGAGGCCAAGGGCGAGATCATCGAGGGGCTGGATGCCAATGGCGTCGCCGTGCTGAATCTCGACGACAAGGCCTTCGAAATCTGGAAGGCCCGGGCGGGCGAGCGCAAGGTGCTGACCTTTGCCCTGAGCAACCTCGCCGCGAATTTCTATGCCAGCGACCTGGATCGCGATGCCCGCGGTTGCCCGGCCTTCAACCTCCATAGCCCGGACGGGGCAGAGCGCGTGCAGTTGAACCTGCTGGGCACCCATAACGTTGCCAATGCCCTGGCCGCCGCGGCTGCCGCCCATGCATTGGGTGTATCGCTGCCGGGCATCGTCGCCGGGTTGAACGCGGTGCAACCGGTCAAGGGGCGCTCCGTCGCGCAACTGGCCAGCAATGGCATGCGCGTCATCGACGACACCTACAACGCCAACCCGACCTCGATGTGCGCGGCCGTGGATATCCTCGCCGGTTTCTCCGGTCGTACCGTGCTGGTGCTCGGCGATATCGGTGAACTGGGCGAGTGGGCGCAGCAAGGCCATCACGACGTCGGCGCGTATGCGCGTGGCAAGGTCGATGCGCTTTATGCCGTCGGCCCGATGATGGCCCATGCGGTCGCGGCGTTTGGCGAGCACGCACAGCATTTCACGACCCAGGCCGAGCTGATCCAGGCCCTGGGTGCCGAGCAAGACCCGAACACCACCTTATTGATCAAGGGCTCACGCAGTGCGGCGATGGAAAACATCGTCGCGGCTTTGTGCGGCACCCGTATGGAGAAACATTAA